A window of Maioricimonas rarisocia genomic DNA:
TGCACGCTGATCACAATCTGTTCGGCAGTGAGCATGAGAGAGCTTTGACGGACAAGAGGAGGAGTTCAGTCCAGTCGGAACAGGCGGGGAAGCAACAGCCGCGTCGAAATCAGAGCCCGTTGCAGCATCGCGTAGGGAGGACGGCCTCCGGTGCCGTATTCGAGGAAAGAAACATAGAAGACACGACTGGTGGCCGAGACCGTCGTCTGATGCTCATCCTCTTTCTGCTGGAGCAGGGCCCGGGCCCGTCCTTCATCAATCGCGAACTGGATTGGCCTGGGCCCGCGCCAGCCGGCCGGGGGTATCCCGCCCAGACGCTCGAGCGACTGGACCCAGGACGCACGGCTGCGGGCGGTATCGACGGGGTTGCCACGAATCGTGTTGAACAGTGTGAGCCTGACCGCTGATTCCACCATCTGGCGACGTGCCTCGGGGAGACGCTCTTCGGCAAGCGTGCGGAGGCTGTCGATCCCGGCCTCATCGATCTCGATCCGCAACTGCATCAAACGTCCTCCCCGCGTCGTTCAGTCGTGATCACCGATACGGACGGCAAGCACTTCGACCAGCTGCGAATCGCTTGATCGAGTGAACGACCGCACCTGGTACTCCTGCTGGTCGTGAACCAGTCGGGCGGTCGCCAGGTTGGCGTCGGCTGGCAGATCGTCGGTTCGCAGGATCGCCGCCAGCTCGGCATCCGGGTGCACGGCAACTGTTCCAGGATGTGGAGACGACTGCAGCGGCCGCACGATCGCCTGCACAGCCGTGTCGGTCGCGGTCTCTTCGACGCGTCCGGTTTGAGGATCGTATGTCTGCACGACCTGCCGGAAGACAACCGGCACGGACCAGTCGTCGAAGGCGCGATCGCGGTCGATGTGGGCGATGTTGTGCATGGGGAGGAGGTAGGAACCAGGAATCAGGAAGCAGCCGGGTGGCTGGTGGTCGTCGCGAAGCGACGCCCCCAGCAGAACAACTCACATTCAGCACGTAGGCTGGGACAAGTCCCGGCATTGCATCGACAGAGAGTCGCAGGGCCGAATTTCCTGCAAGTCCGAGGGTCATTCACAGTCGGCTTTACGACGCCCTCCCGCGATCCATCTCCGCCTGTGACGTCTCCCAGGCAGGACGGGAGGAAAGCAGCTTCTGGTAGTGATCACGCGCGGCGAGCAGGGCATGCAGATTGGCCGCCCGATCGGAGTGCTGTCCGGGCGAACCGGCCAGACCGTACTTCAGTGCCGAGAGCTTTCCGTCCCGCACCAGATTGGTGATATCGAGATCGATCTGGGCGAGGATGCCACGGATCTGCTCGTCAGTCAGATCGCTGCCAGTGATGGTGGAAAGGTCGGGAAGGTCCATAGGTGGTGGTGCGTCCTGAGTGGATGGGCTGGTCGGCGGCCGATCGCTACGTTGCGTGCGTTTCTTCCAGTTGCCTGATGCGGCAGTAAGCAAGCAGCCTGAGTTGTTGTGGGAGGGGCAGGGTGAGGAACTCCTCTTCGCGCAGGCTGAGCCGTTCGCAGACCCGCAGGATGAAGTAGTCCAGCCGGCGGGGACTCGCGAGCGGGGAATTCAGGTCCCCCTGTCCTCCGGGGGCTGTGAAAAACCCGCCTGAGCCGCCGTCAGCTGCTCGTCCAGCAGGTTGCTCAGCCGGCAGATCTCGGTGCAGAGCCGCACCAGATCGCCGGTCGTGAACCCGGCCGCTTCGAGTTCCGCATTCAGGTCGTCGGCGTAGCGCATCCAGGCAGCCGCAGCGGCGTCGGAAGAGGGAGCCTGCGCCTCAAACCGGACCTGCGGATCGGCCGCCAGTGCCTCCGGAATCGCGAGCAACGCGACCCGCTGGTGATACTGCTCGATCTCGGCGAGAAACTGCGGGTCATGATCGTCGGCCAGCATCACCGCCAGTCCCGACTCGTCCCGAATCGGTCTGCCGGCAGCATCCCGGGCGACGCGCCGGGGCGGAGCGGGCGCGACAATGCCCCGCTCGCGAAGACGGCGATGAAAGCCGAGCGACAGCGGCTGGATCGTAAGGTTGAGCGTGGAGCCATCCCCCCGCGGCAAGGTGATCGTTCTGGTGACGTTTGTTGCGGGCTGACAACCTGCGATCTGCATCGTCGATGACTCCTGGAGCGAAGGGGCAGCTGCGATGATGGTGGGGGAAAGAAGCGGACTCCCGGCCGCGCGGCGGGCAGAGCGGGCGGCCTCCATGCCGGTTCCGGGGCGCTGACCGGGAGTCCGCAGGAAGGGCGGGGTTATTCGCCGGAGATCTTCGTGACGAAGACGGTGTCGACTGCGCTGATGCCGCCGTAGTACCGGGCCTTCACCCGCAGGACGACATCCCGTTCGAAGGCGGCTTCGCTGTCGGCCCGCTGCAGGAGCGTCTGCACCGGCCAGATTTCGGTCCAGACGAACTGCCGCGGGAAGTCACCCAGGTACCAGTCGCTGCCGGCGGTTCCTCCCTGCTCGTCGACAAACGGCGAGGAGAGGACCTCCACCATGCCGTGAACCGGGTTGGCAAACCGCGTCTCGCCGTCGGTGGTCGTGACGTGGATCTCGGTCGAATGCACGATGCTGCGAGCGGTGCCACGGAGTGCTTCGGGAACGAGCATCTGCCGGACGGGTGCCAGGATCGGCCGCTGATCTCCGTCGACGCGGTCGTCGCGAATCTCGGTCGCCCGATAGTGGAGGACTTCTTCGATGTCGGTCCAGTCTTCCAGCGCAATGGCCGCGGCGAAGTCGGGGGAAGTGGCGTTCGTCGCACCGATGTAGTTGCGGTTCGATCCGTCGGCGGCGTACAGCGTCTCTCCCTGGCCGGAGGGGCGGTAGACGTGCCGACCGGCGGCGGCATCGGCATCGGTCACCGCGCGGACGATCGTCCGCTCCCGTTCCTGGCGAAGGTAGTAGCCCAGAGCCATCGCCCGACGGTTGATCTCGCCGGTCTGGTCAAAGGCGATCAGTTCCTCGTTGATACTGAGGATGCGTCCCTGCTTCGACTCCTGGGTCGTGACGTACTTCTCTTCGAAGGTGGACTCTTCGTAGGGATGTCCCTCGGCGACTTCGGTCGGACCGGCCAGGGCGCGGAAGCCGGCGATCTTGGCCTGACGGAGACGGCTCGGCATGACGCTGACGAGCCGGTCGCCGATGAAGCCGGCGTCATCTTCGTACCCTTCGATCACCTTCCGGCCGATGAGTTCGCCGGTGACGACCTGGAACAGATTGGTGCCGACGCCGGGGTTCGATTCGGACAGCAGCGCCTCGACCGGAAGGGAGGCGTTGCCAGCCAGCGAACTGTCCCGCAGGCATCGGAGCCGGGGAAGGACGCCGCAGGCATCAGCCAGTTCGTAGTAAGAGAAGTCGTCCGGCGTGAGCTGCTTTTCGTTGAGCAGGTCGACGACCTTGCGATAGAAGCCGGCCGGGCCGTGGGACTCGATGAGCGTGGAGAGGTTGGTTCCGTGCATGTGGTCAGCGTTCCCGAGGGATGATCGAGTGGGATGTGTGAAGTGAGCCGTTGCGTAAGCGTGCGGCGACGACTGGGGCCGTGATGTGTTTCCGTCGACCGGAGATCACCATTGCATGGAAGCGATGATGCGTCAGGGTCGTCTGACCGGCGCCCCAGCCACCCCGATACCAGCACGAAGCGCCAGCGAGTGAGCTGGACGCCGCGTCAGCCCAGAACGGCGTT
This region includes:
- a CDS encoding phage major capsid protein, with product MHGTNLSTLIESHGPAGFYRKVVDLLNEKQLTPDDFSYYELADACGVLPRLRCLRDSSLAGNASLPVEALLSESNPGVGTNLFQVVTGELIGRKVIEGYEDDAGFIGDRLVSVMPSRLRQAKIAGFRALAGPTEVAEGHPYEESTFEEKYVTTQESKQGRILSINEELIAFDQTGEINRRAMALGYYLRQERERTIVRAVTDADAAAGRHVYRPSGQGETLYAADGSNRNYIGATNATSPDFAAAIALEDWTDIEEVLHYRATEIRDDRVDGDQRPILAPVRQMLVPEALRGTARSIVHSTEIHVTTTDGETRFANPVHGMVEVLSSPFVDEQGGTAGSDWYLGDFPRQFVWTEIWPVQTLLQRADSEAAFERDVVLRVKARYYGGISAVDTVFVTKISGE